Below is a window of Psychrilyobacter piezotolerans DNA.
ACCCTAGAAATTTTGGTGCATTGATCAGGAGTGCAGAGATTTTTGGCGTGAAAGGAATAATAATACCAGAAAGAAATTCGGTGAAGATAAACGAAACTGTAGTAAAAACATCTACAGGAGCTATAGAGCATGTGAATATTATCAAAGTTAAAAACATAGCTGAAACAATCGATCAGTTAAAAAAGTACGATTTCTGGATCTATGGTGCAGAAGGAAGTGCAAAAAAATATTATCATGAGGAAAACTATCCTGCTAAAACAGCCTTAGTTTTAGGTAGTGAAGGATTTGGGATAAGGAAGAAAGTGAGGGAACATTGCGATATTTTAATAAAAATACCTATGAAAGGTAAGATAAATTCATTGAATGTATCGGTTGCAGGTGGAATTCTACTGTCGGAAATATCAAAAAATCGATAATAAGTTTAATAGAAGATTGTCTTTAATAGGATTTTAACGGGGGTAAAAATTTTGGGAGAGAGAGCGAGATTTGAAGTTACTGAAGAAATATTAGAGGAAGCAAAAAGTGGAAATGAAGAAGCTGTAGGGATGGTTGTGGAAAACTATAAGGGTTTTGTTATGATGAATGCCAAGAACTATTTTTTACTGGGTGCTGAAAGAGATGATCTTATTCAAGAAGGAATGATTGGACTATTAAAGGCTATTAGAGCGTACGATACTGAGAAAGCGGCATCATTTAAAACTTTTGCCACAATTTGTGTGAAAAGGCAGATAATTACAGCTATAAAAAAAGCCAACTCCAACAAGAATAAAGCGTTGAATACATCTATTGGTATAGAGAACGAAAATAAGGAGACCAATAGGGAGATAGAATATTTTAGGGGATTAAAATCTTATCAATCGTATAATCCAGAAGAACTGGCTCTGTCTAAGGAGCAGATGAATGGATTAAGAAATTACCTGGAGAGAAAGTTAAGTCCGCTGGAAACTTCTGTTTTTAGATATATGGTAAAAGGATATCCGTATAAAGAGATTGCGGAAAAAATGGGTGAAAAGGTAAAGGCAGTGGATAATGCCATCCAAAGGATAAAAAGAAAAAGTGAGCTGTGGCTGGATACATATAAAGGATTAAGTTAGGCTGCTGCCTGACTTAATCCTTTGTGGTATAAACAAAAATATATAATAAATATAGAGTGGGAGCGTAGTAGATGAGAGAATATATGTTTAATGAGATCGAAAAAAACTTACAAAACACATGGAATGAAAAAAAAATATTTGAAACAAAAAATAAAGTAGAGGGAAAAGAGAATTATTATGTGTTGGAAATGCTGCCCTTCCCATCAGGGAAACTTCATATGGGACACGTAAGAAACTATACTATAGGTGATGTGATCGCCAGGTATAAAACTATGAAGGGGTACAATGTCCTTCATCCAATGGGTTGGGATTCCTTTGGATTACCGGCAGAAAATGCAGCTATCCAAAATGGTGCACATCCTGCCACTTGGACGGTAAAAAACATAGAATATATGAAGGACCAGTTAAAGATGTTGGGATTTTCATATGACTGGGACAGGGAGATAGCTTCTTATAAACCGGATTATTATAAGTGGAATCAATGGATCTTTAAAAAAATGTATGAAAATGATTTGGTGTACAGAAAAAAATCTACAGTTAACTGGTGCCCTAAGTGTGATACGGTATTAGCCAATGAACAGGTAGAAGATGGTAAGTGCTGGAGACATGGAGATACAGATGTGACTCAAAAAGATTTGACTCAGTGGTTCTTCAAGATAACTGAATATGCAGATGAATTATTAAAGGGACATGAAGAGATAAAAAAGGGATGGCCGGAAAAGGTAATTACCATGCAAAAAAACTGGATAGGGAAATCTTTTGGTACTGAGATAGCTTTTAATCTGGAAGGATCTGAGGAAAAATTACCGATGTTTACCACCAGGATAGATACTCTATTTGGTGTGACATATTGTGTGATAGCCCCGGAGCATCCAATGGTAGCAGAGATCTTAGGGGAGAAACCTGAGATCAAAGATGCGGTAGATGCTATGAAAAACGAAGATATGATAGCTAGAACTGCAGAGGGTAAGGAAAAAAATGGAGTGTTTACAGGGAGATACCTGATCAATCCGGTAAATGGTGAGAAAGTAGAACTTTGGATAGCAGATTATGTGCTTATGAACTATGGGACAGGAGCTGTTATGGCTGTGCCTGCTCATGATGAAAGAGATTTTGCCTTTGCAAAAAAATATGACCTGCCTATGAAAGTAGTAATAAATCCTATAGAGAAGAAGACTAAAAAAGAGATAAAAATAGAAGTAAAAGAGATGGAAAATGCATTTATCGGAAAGGGTATCATGACTAATTCTGATAAATTTGATGGGATTTCATCTAAAGAAGCCTTAACTAAGATGGCGGAGCATGTAGAAGAACTGGGATTTGGTGAAAGAACGGTAAAATACAGATTAAAAGACTGGGGAGTATCCAGACAAAGGTATTGGGGAACTCCTATTCCGGCTATCTACTGCGATAAATGTGGAATAGTAATGGAATCAGATGAAAATCTGCCTGTTAAACTGCCTATGGATATTAAATTCTCAGGAAATGGAAACCCGTTGGAGACATCGGAAGAATTCAAAAATGCAACTTGCCCGACGTGTGGAGGACCTGCAAAGAGGGAGACGGATACAATGGACACCTTTGTAGATTCATCTTGGTATTATTTGAGATATTGTGATCCAAAGAATACAGATATGCCTATCGATAAGAATATAGCTGACAGCTGGTCTCCTGTAGATCAATATATTGGAGGAGTAGAACATGCTGTGATGCATCTGTTGTATTCTAGATTCTTCCATAAAGTTCTCAGAGATATGGGATTATTATCTACAGATGAACCTTTTAAGAGGCTGCTGACTCAAGGGATGGTATTAGGACCATCATACTATGAGAAGAGTACAGGAAAGTACCTGTTTCCAAATGAAACTGAGATAAAAGATGAAAAATCATATTCTAAAACCACAGGTGAAGAGCTGGTAGTAAAGGTAGAAAAAATGTCTAAATCTAAAAATAACGGGGTAGATCCATTGCATATAATTACCGAATATGGAGCAGATGCTGCCAGGTTATTTACAATGTTTGCTGCACCACCGGAGAAGGAATTGGAGTGGAATGAAAATGGATTGGCCGGGTCGTCTAGATTCTTAAACAGAGTTTGGAGGATGGTTGTAGAAAATAAAGGATATTTTGAAACAGGCAGTATAGATTTAGAGAAGGTTTCTAAAGCAGATAAAAATGTGATCAGAAAATTACATCAGACTATTAAAAAAGTAACTGCATCTATCGAGGATAACTACCACTTCAATACATCTATTGCGGCTAACATGGAACTGATCAATGAGCTGCAGGATTTCAAGGCAAATATATTAGATAATGGTGAAACAACCAGTGAATCTAAAAAAGTGTTTACCGAAACTGTAAGGACAATGATAATCATGTTGTCACCCTTTGTTCCTCATATTACCGATGAATTGTGGGCAGAATTAGGAGAAACGGGACACCTGTTCCAAATACCTTGGCCGACTCATGTGGAGGAGCTGACTATCTCTGATGATGTGCAGATAGGTGTGCAGGTAAATGGTAAATTGAGAGCTACCTTGGATGTTTCCAGAACTATTACAAAGGAAGAATTGGAAGCTTTAGCTTTAGCGGCTCCCAATGTGATTAAGTTTACAGAAGGAAAAACTATAGTGAAGAAGATAGTTGTTCCAGGAAGAATAGTAAATATAGTGGTGAAATAACAAAAGGAGGAATCATTTATGAAGAGAATTCTAGTTGTATTGATGTTTACTGTGATGTCGTTAAACGCCCTAGCTCTGGATCTATGGGTAAAGGGTGGAGTTAATCAGGGAACCGGAAGCAAAAAAATGGAAGATTTTGGCTATAATGCAGCACTGGAACTCAGCCAGGGGTTCTTAGGTTTTGTAGACTTAGGAGCTGGTATAGCTTATAATGGAAATTTGAAATTTGATGGTATTTCGGTACAGGAAAATGTTGGGTATGATCTGACTCCTGTATATGTATTTGCCAAGTTCAATATCATACCAGTGGCTCTAAAACCTTATGTGGTAGCCAGGCTGGGGAAAAACTTTGTAGTAAATGATAATACGGATTATAATGGAAAATCTGAAGCTAAAGGAGGAGCCTATGGAGCTGTGGGAGTAGGAGTAGAATTTTTAAGTTCTTTCCAAGGTGAAGTACTTTACTCGATTTCAGAAGTGAGAAATAATCCCAGTGGAAAAGATAATGTAGACATGGTGTCACTGACTTTAGGGTATAATTTCTTCTAAGGGAAAAATTAACAGCAAACTAATTTTTTTCTAAGGTTTTTCTAAGATAATGGTGGTAATATATTTACATGAAAAGTAGTAACTTTTTCATAACTCTCTCCGAACCCTTGAATTTTTCAAGGGTTCTTTTAATTTTTCAAAGGTTAAAATACGCAAGAAACCACGAGGAAACGTGGGTTTTATAGGGAGAGTTGAAAATGGGAAAAATAATACAAAAAAGATATAAAAAAACTTTGAAAATTATTGACTTTTTGTATTAGGTATGATATCATTATCTATGTTTGTGAGCGAATTTTTGGCTCATGCACCACAATTAAGATTGTGGGAGGATAGCAATTCCGATATGATGAGTGGAGGTGTAAAGAAATGAGAGTAAACATTTTAATGGAATGTACAGAGTGTAAGAGAAGAAACTACAGTACTTCTAAGAACAAAAAAAACACGGATGGTAGAATTGAATTAAAAAAATTCTGTAAGTGGGATAAGAAAGTAACTGTGCATAAAGAAACTAAGAAGTAATTCTTGGAAAGGCATAGCTTAACAACATGCAGTTCAGTGGCTCAATTGGTAGAGTAACGGTCTCCAAAACCGTGGGTTTAGGGTTCGAGTCCCTACTGGACTGCCATTTTATACTTTAGGGTGGTTTATATGAATACTTTGTTACAGAACGTTAAGACTGAATATAAGAAAGTTGTATGGCCTAGCAAAGATGAGATTGTTAAGTCAACATTACTTGTTGCAGCTATGAGTGTCGCGGTGAGTATCTATGTAGGTGCTTTTGACGTGATAGCTTCGAGGATACTTAAGATGATGGGTACCTTTTTTGGAGGGTAATTTATGGAAAGAAAAATAGAAAAAAAATGGTATATGATTCATACGTATTCCAGTTATGAAAAGAAAGTGAAAGCTGACTTAGAAAAAAGAATTCAGACACTTGAATTAACAGATAAAGTTTTTAGAATTGTGGTTCCTGAAGAAGAGATAAAGGAAATTAAAAACGGTAAAGAAAAAATCGTTTTCAGAAAATTATTTCCAGGTTACGTAATGATAGAAATGGAAGCAGTTAGAGAAGAGACAAACGACGGTATATGGTACAGTGTTGATTCTGATGCATGGTATGTAATCAGAAACACTAACGGTGTAACAGGATTTGTTGGTATTGGATCTGATCCTATCCCTATGGAAGATGAGGAAGTAGCAACTATCCTTAGATTCTTAGGAGAAGAAGGAGAAGAAAAACCTGAACCTAAGGAAGAGATCATATTAGATTTCAAAGCTGGGGATATGGTAGAACTGCTTGAGGGCGGTTTTGCTGGAAGTGTTGGTGAAGTTAATAATATTGACTTAGAACATGGAAAAGTAAAGATAATGATAGATATGTTTGGTAGAATGACTCCTGTAGAGATTGGGGTTAACGAAGTTAAGAAAGTAATGTCTTAATATCAAGTAACTAACAATCTTTTCAAAGGTGGGAGAGTAAATCATTAAAACCACAAGGAAATTATGGAGGTAACAAAAATGGCAAAAGACGTAATCGGATTAATTAAATTACAATTACAAGCAGGGAAAGCAAACCCGGCACCACCAGTTGGACCAGCATTAGGTCAACATGGTGTAAACATCATGGAATTCTGTAAAGCGTTCAACTCAAAAACTCAAGATAAGGCTGGATTCATAATACCAGTGGAGATCAAAGTATATTCTGACAGATCTTTCACATTCGTATTAAAAACACCACCTGCATCAGATTTATTAAAAAAAGCAGCTGGAATCAAATCAGCAGCAGCAAATTCAAAGACTGATGTTGCTGGAACAGTAACTTCTGCACAAATTCAAGAGATCGCTGAAACTAAAATGGTAGACTTAAACGCTGGATCGTTAGAAGCAGCTATGAGCATCATTGCTGGATCTGCAAGATCAATGGGAATCAAAATAGAAGGTTAATCTTAATTTAATATTTTAAATTTCAATATATATCACATTGTTGATAATTAAGTGGTAGGACGCAAGTTCGCTTAAGCCACATAAGGAGGAAAAGTAATAATGGCAAACAAAAAAGCTAAAAAATACGTAGAAGCTGCTAAATTAGTAGAGACTGGTAAATTATATGAAGTTAAAGATGCATTAGAATTAGTTGCAAAGACTAAAACTGCAAATTTCGTAGAAACTGTTGAAGTTGCATTAAGATTAGGAGTAGATCCTAGACATGCTGACCAACAAGTAAGAGGAACTGTAGTATTACCTCATGGTTCTGGTAAAGTAACTAAAGTATTAGTATTAACTCAAGGTGAAAACATGCAAAAAGCATTAGATGCAGGAGCAGACTATGCAGGAGCAGAAGAATATATCGAGCAAATCCAAAAAGGTTGGTTTGATTTTGATGTAGTAATCGCTACACCAGACATGATGCCTAAGTTAGGAAAATTAGGTAGAACTTTAGGAACAAAAGGTTTAATGCCTAATCCTAAATCAGGAACTGTAACTACTAACGTAGCACAAGCAGTATCTGAATTCAAAAGAGGAAAGCTTGCATTCAGAGTAGATAAATTAGGATCTATTCATGTAGGAATCGGAAAAGTAGATTTCACAGCTGAGCAAATTGAAGATAACTTCAAAGCATTCATGGCAGAAATCACTAGATTAAAGCCATCAGCAGCTAAAGGTCAATACCTTAGAACTGTAGCTTTATCTTTAACTATGGGACCTGGAATCAAAATTGATCCTATCCTTGCTTCTAAATACTTAGAAGCTTAATTAATTAAAGTTTAACTTTTTTTAAACTATAAATTGAACTAAAGACAGTAGGTGGTGAAAACCGTAAATCCTACCGAGGTTTATACAGTTTTGAATACAAAGCTTATAACCTCACCTATCAGAAATGATCTCTGTCTTTACTAAACCTTTAGTCAGAGATCATTTTAATTTAAAGAGGAGGTGACTAGAAGAATGGCAACTGAAGCAAAAAAATTAGTAGTAGCAGAATTAGCTCAAAAAATCAAAGACGCTAAAACAATCGTACTTGTAGATTATCAAGGTATCAACGCAAAAGATGATACTGAGATCAAGAAACAATTAAGAGAATCTGGATCTGAATACTTAGTAGCTAAGAATAGATTATTCAAAATAGCTTTAACTGAGGCAGGTGTAGCAGATTCATTTGACGATCTTTTAGAAGGAACTACAGCATTTGCGTTTGGATATGAAGATGCAGTAGCACCAGCTAAAGTGGTTTACGAATTTGGTAAAGGGAAAAAAGATTTATTTAACATCAAAGGTGGTTACTCTGAAGGGAAAAGAGTTGAGATTTCTGAAATAGAAGCATTAGCAACTTTACCATCAAGAGAAGCATTACTATCTATGGTATTAAATGGAATGTTAGGACCAATCAGAAAGTTAGCATACGGTATCGTAGCTATCGCTGATCAAAAAGAAGAGGCGTAATTCTCTGCTTTAAGATATGATCATTAGATCAAAATAAATTAAGAATATTAAGGTACAGCTTTAAGCTTACCAAATAAAAATTAGGAGGAACATAAAAATGGCATTTAACCAAGAAGCTTTCATCGCTGATTTAGAAGCAATGACTGTATTAGAATTAAAAGAAGTAGTTGAAGCATTAGAAAATCACTTTGGAGTAACAGCAGCAGCACCAGTAGCAGTAGCAGGAGCAGCAGCAGAAGTAGAAGAGCAAACTGAATTTGATGTAATAATCATGTCAGCAGGAGCTAAGAAAATAGCTGTAATCAAAGAATTAAGAGCTATCACTGGATTAGGTCTTAAAGAAGCAAAAGCAATGGCTGAAGAAGCTGGAGCAAAAGTTAAAGAAGGAGTTTCTAAAGAAGAAGCAGCTGAAGTTGCAGCTAAATTAGAAGAAGCTGGAGCAGTAATAGAAGTTAAGTAATTAACTCTCTAAGTCTAAAATTGACTAATTGACTAATTGAATAAAATAGGGCACTCTTTTAGCTTAGAGTGCCCTATTTAATCATTGAAAAAGTAAGAAAAATATAAAATAAATTTATCAAAGATTAATAGTTCATATGTTGGGCAGTGATGGAAATCCGCCTAAGATATTAACTATTAATTTTCAATGATATAAAGATAAGGAGCGTGAATTGATGACAAAGCTTATTAAAAGAACTAGTTTTGGAAGGATAAAAGAGAGGGGTACAATGCCTCATTTCTTAGAATTCCAATTAAACTCGTATGAGGACTTTTTACAGGCTAAAAAAGATCCTACTTCAAGAGAAAACAAGGGATTAGAGTCGGCCTTTAAGGAGATATTTCCAATAGAATCTTCTAATGGTGACATTAAATTAGATTATGTAGGGTATGAGTTACATGAAAATGAACCTCCACTAAATGACGAATTAGAGTGTAAAAAAAGAGGAAAAACTTTTTCATCTTCTTTAAAAGTTAGGCTGAGATTAGAAAATAAAAAAGCCGGGAATGAAATACAAGAAAGTTTAGTTTACTTTGGAGAGATCCCGAGAATGACTGAACACGCTACATTCATAATAAATGGTGCAGAGAGAGTAGTAGTTTCACAACTACATAGATCACCAGGTGTATCTTTTACTAAGGAAGTAAATATCCAGACAGCTAAAGATATGTTTACTGGTAAGATAATTCCATACAAGGGAACTTGGCTGGAATTTGAAACTGACAAAAATGACTATCTTAATGTAAAGATAGACAGAAAGAAAAAGGTATTAGCACCTGTATTCTTAAAGGCAGTAGATTTCTATGAGACTAATGCAGAGATAATGGAAGATCTATTAGAAACTAGGGTAAAAGATCTTACAGAATATTATGAAAAATACTCTAACAGAGATGAATTATTATCTGTTCTTAGAACTAAGATAGAGGGAAGTTTCATAAAGGAAGACGTTTATGATGAAGAAACTGGAGAGATCATCTTAGAAGCAGAAAATGTTATCGATGAGATGACAGTGGAAAAGATCATAGATGAAAAATTAGAAACTCTTACTTACTGGGAAGTTAAACCTGAAGACAAGGTATTAGCTAATTCATTATTAGATGATACAACTGAAAATTCAGATGACGCTGTAATGGAAGTGTTTAAAAAGTTGAGACCAGGAGATATGGTAACTGTAGATTCAGCTAGATCTCTTATCAGACAAATGTTCTTCAACCCTCAAAGATATGACTTTGCTTCAGTTGGAAGATATAAGATGAACAAGAGATTAAAATTAGATGTTGCAGAAGACATAGTTGTATTAACTAAGGAAGATGTAATGGCTACTATCAGATATGCAATAGGATTATATGGTGGAGACGGTCATACAGATGATATAGACAACCTTTCTAACAGAAGGGTAAGGGGAGTAGGAGAACTACTTCATATGCAAATCAGATCAGGATTAGCTAAGATGAACAAGATGGTAAAGGAAAAAATGACTGTACAGGATGCGTCAGCACTTACACCGCAATCATTATTAAATACCAGACCACTTAATGCACTTATCTTAGATTTCTTCGGATCAGGTCAATTATCACAATTCATGGACCAATCTAACCCACTGGCAGAGTTAACTCATAAGAGAAGAATATCTGCATTAGGACCTGGAGGACTTTCAAGAGAAAGAGCAGGATTTGAGGTTAGAGACGTACATGATTCACATTATGGAAGAGTCTGCCCGATAGAAACTCCAGAGGGACCAAATATCGGACTTATAGGATCTTTAGCAACTTATGCTAGGGTAAATAAATATGGATTCATGGAAACTCCATATGTAAAAGTAACTGATGGAATAGCTGATTTTGAAGATATCAGATATTTAGCAGCAGATGAGGAAGAGGGATTATTTATTGCCCAGGCCGATACTGTAATGGATGAAGAAACAAATGAAATCACTGGTGATGGATTATGTAGATTTGGACATGAAGTTGTATGGGTAAACGGTAAAAAGATAGATTATTTAGATGTATCTCCTAAGCAGGTAGTATCTGTATCAGCTGGATTAATTCCTTTCTTAGAGCACGATGACGCCAACAGAGCATTAATGGGATCAAACATGCAAAGACAAGCAGTACCTTTACTTAGAGGAGAAGCTCCATTTGTTGGGACTGGTCTTGAGAGAAAGGTAGCAGTAGATTCAGGAGCAGTTGTTGTATCCAGAACAACTGGTGAGGTAACTAGTTTAGATGCCAGCAAGATAGTGATAACTGAAAAAACAAAAAATGGAACTAAAGACCATGTATATAAGATGTTAAACTTTGAAAGATCTAACCAAGCTATGTGTTTACACCAAACACCATTAGTAGACATGGGTCAGAAAGTAGAAGTAGGTACTATCTTAGCAGATGGACCATCTACAAAAGGTGGAGACTTAGCACTTGGAAGAAATATCCTGATGGCATTCATGCCTTGGGAAGGATATAACTTCGAGGATGGAATCTTGATATCTGACAGACTTAGAAAGGAAGATGTATTTACTTCCCTTCATATTGAAGAGTATGAAGTGGATGCCAGATCTACTAAGTTAGGAGATGAAGAGATAACTAGAGAGATCCCTAATGTAGGAGAAGAAGCTCTTAGAAACCTGGATGAAAGAGGAATCATAAGAGTAGGAGCAAAAGTAGGACCAGGAGATATCTTGGTAGGAAAGACTACTCCAAAAGGAGAGACTGAACCACCTGCAGAGGAAAAATTACTCCGAGCTATCTTTGGTGAAAAAGCCAGAGACGTAAGAGATACATCGCTTAAGATGCCTCACGGTTCTAAGGGTACAGTAGTAGAGATCTTAGAATTAGCCAGAGAAAATGGAGATGAATTAAAAGCTGGGATCAATAGATCTATCAGAATATTTATCGCTGAAAAAAGAAAGATAAACGTAGGAGATAAAATCTCTGGACGTCATGGAAATAAAGGGGTAATTTCAAGAGTATTACCTGCAGAAGATATGCCATTCTTAGAAGATGGAACACATGTTGATATCGTACTTAATCCATTAGGGGTACCATCACGGATGAATATCGGGCAAGTACTAGAGGTACATTTAGGACTAGCTCTTGGATTTATGAAAGATGAAGATGGAGACGACGGTGTTTATATCGAAACTCCGGTATTTGATAGTGGAGACAAAGAGTCAGGTGGACATGAGGCAACTATAAAGAATTACCTGGAGGAAGCCGGTTTCGACAGATCTGGTAAGGTAAACTTAATAGATGGTAGAACAGGAGAACCATTTGATAATCCTGTAACTGTTGGACGTATGTATATTCTTAAACTTCATCATTTAGTTGAAGATAAGATGCATGCTAGAGCAATCGGACCATACTCACTGGTAACTCAGCAGCCGCTAGGTGGAAAAGCACAGTTTGGTGGACAAAGATTAGGAGAGATGGAAGTTTGGGCACTTGAAGCATATGGAGCTTCTAGCATCTTACAAGAGATGTTAACGGTGAAATCAGATGACGTTATGGGTAGAACTAAGACCTATGAAGCCATCGTTAAAGGTGAAGAGATGCCAGAAGCAAGTTTACCAGAATCATTTAAAGTATTATTAAAAGAATTCCAAGCATTAGCATTGGATATTGAATTATTTGATACTGAAGGTGACGTAATAGACGTTTCAAGCGACTTAGCAAAAGAGGAAATCATCACTGAATTCTCATTGGCGGACTTAAAAGAAGAAGATTAATCAAACGAGTAGTTTGAAATTATAGATAGGGTTATAAAAGACAGAATATAGCAGGGAAAGAGATCCTTTCCCTGCTAAAACCTGCCCTTAAAAAGCTTATTTTTGAAAAGATTTAATTAAGGAGGCTATTTAATAGTATGGGAATAAAAAACTTCGAAAAAATTAGAATTAAACTTGCATCCCCAGAGAAGATCCAGGAGTGGTCATTTGGAGAGGTAACAAAACCAGAAACAATAAACTATAGAACATTAAACCCTGAATTTGATGGTTTATTCTGTGAAAGAATATTCGGACCAACAAAGGACTGGGAATGTGCTTGTGGAAAATATAAGAGAATGAGATACAAAGGCCTTGTATGTGAAAAGTGTG
It encodes the following:
- the rpoB gene encoding DNA-directed RNA polymerase subunit beta, giving the protein MTKLIKRTSFGRIKERGTMPHFLEFQLNSYEDFLQAKKDPTSRENKGLESAFKEIFPIESSNGDIKLDYVGYELHENEPPLNDELECKKRGKTFSSSLKVRLRLENKKAGNEIQESLVYFGEIPRMTEHATFIINGAERVVVSQLHRSPGVSFTKEVNIQTAKDMFTGKIIPYKGTWLEFETDKNDYLNVKIDRKKKVLAPVFLKAVDFYETNAEIMEDLLETRVKDLTEYYEKYSNRDELLSVLRTKIEGSFIKEDVYDEETGEIILEAENVIDEMTVEKIIDEKLETLTYWEVKPEDKVLANSLLDDTTENSDDAVMEVFKKLRPGDMVTVDSARSLIRQMFFNPQRYDFASVGRYKMNKRLKLDVAEDIVVLTKEDVMATIRYAIGLYGGDGHTDDIDNLSNRRVRGVGELLHMQIRSGLAKMNKMVKEKMTVQDASALTPQSLLNTRPLNALILDFFGSGQLSQFMDQSNPLAELTHKRRISALGPGGLSRERAGFEVRDVHDSHYGRVCPIETPEGPNIGLIGSLATYARVNKYGFMETPYVKVTDGIADFEDIRYLAADEEEGLFIAQADTVMDEETNEITGDGLCRFGHEVVWVNGKKIDYLDVSPKQVVSVSAGLIPFLEHDDANRALMGSNMQRQAVPLLRGEAPFVGTGLERKVAVDSGAVVVSRTTGEVTSLDASKIVITEKTKNGTKDHVYKMLNFERSNQAMCLHQTPLVDMGQKVEVGTILADGPSTKGGDLALGRNILMAFMPWEGYNFEDGILISDRLRKEDVFTSLHIEEYEVDARSTKLGDEEITREIPNVGEEALRNLDERGIIRVGAKVGPGDILVGKTTPKGETEPPAEEKLLRAIFGEKARDVRDTSLKMPHGSKGTVVEILELARENGDELKAGINRSIRIFIAEKRKINVGDKISGRHGNKGVISRVLPAEDMPFLEDGTHVDIVLNPLGVPSRMNIGQVLEVHLGLALGFMKDEDGDDGVYIETPVFDSGDKESGGHEATIKNYLEEAGFDRSGKVNLIDGRTGEPFDNPVTVGRMYILKLHHLVEDKMHARAIGPYSLVTQQPLGGKAQFGGQRLGEMEVWALEAYGASSILQEMLTVKSDDVMGRTKTYEAIVKGEEMPEASLPESFKVLLKEFQALALDIELFDTEGDVIDVSSDLAKEEIITEFSLADLKEED